The genomic interval CGCCGGGGTCGGCCTGCCGCTGGTCGCGTACCCGTTGCTCGGTGCCGAGCAGGTCCTGCACGTGGTGGCCGTACTCGTGCGCCAGCACGTACGGCTGGGCGAACTCGCCGGGGGCGCCGAGCTGCTCGGCGAGTACCCGGTAGAAGCTCAGGTCGATGTAGACCAGGTCGTCGAGCGGGCAGTAGAACGGCCCGACCCCGGAGTCGGCCCGGCCGCAGCCACTGCTCACCGCCTGCTCGAAGAAGACCGTGTCGGACGGCTGGTACGGCCGGTCGAAGTGCTCCGGCATCGCCCGCTGCCAGTACGCCTGGATGGAGTTGACGAAGAGGGTGTTGCGGCAGTCGAGCTGGCGCAGCGCGTCGGCGGCGTCGCAGCGCTGCTCCAGTGCGGTGTTGTCGCCCTGTTCCTCGCCGCCGGAGCCGGTGAGCTGGCTGACGCCGAAGCCGCCGCCGACCAGGGTGACCAGCACGGCGATGATCAGGCCGACCAGGCCGCCCCGGCCGCCGCCGATCGGGATGGGTATCCCGGCGAGCCCGCCGCCGCCGGACCCGCGTCGGTCGTCCACCTGACTGGTATCGATCCGTGCGTTCTCGTTGAGTTCCATCACGTACCCCGATC from Plantactinospora sp. BC1 carries:
- a CDS encoding neutral zinc metallopeptidase, encoding MELNENARIDTSQVDDRRGSGGGGLAGIPIPIGGGRGGLVGLIIAVLVTLVGGGFGVSQLTGSGGEEQGDNTALEQRCDAADALRQLDCRNTLFVNSIQAYWQRAMPEHFDRPYQPSDTVFFEQAVSSGCGRADSGVGPFYCPLDDLVYIDLSFYRVLAEQLGAPGEFAQPYVLAHEYGHHVQDLLGTEQRVRDQRQADPGEANRLSVLLELQADCYAGAWARNATGTADERGVKIFTSLTERDIQEGLDTAAAIGDDAIQRKSGGRIDESQFTHGSSADRQKWFGTGYSSGDPTSCDTFGTTR